One Weissella coleopterorum DNA segment encodes these proteins:
- the pepF gene encoding oligoendopeptidase F, with protein sequence MVKAIPTRSEVPLSATWDLTTIFEDEQSFEAAVEDISQRVTLSEQMADKVTNSGLDLLNALQYGLNLMRDLEKVYVYASMKADQDTTNQYYQGLNAIAGNLAAQVSSAIAFFDPAVLSLSEQELANMIEAEPQLEQYQHYFETILTQKGHVLSREGEEILAGASEVFNASQNTFGILDNADIEFGAVENEDGEWEQLTNGVYSRLLESTNPMVRKTAFQTFYAAYAQLENTFATLISGNVKQQNFQAQVRHYHSAREAALSNNHIPEVVYDNLVDETHRALPLLHRYVALRKKMLKLSELHSYDLYTPILGTPDFEIDYESAKAMALEALKPMGEDYLAIMNQAFDERWIDVMENQGKRSGAYSGGSYDTNPFMLLNWVDNLNNLYTLVHEMGHSIHSYQTRHNQPYQYGDYPIFLAEIASTTNENLLTDYLLRTIHNPQMRAYILNQYLDGFKGTMFRQTQFAEFEQWMHEQDAAGIPLTAEVLDEAYRNLNQEYYGAALTADPEIAFEWARIPHFYYNFYVFQYSTGFAAATALAEQILHGGSTGIAKYMGYLQAGSAAFPLEVIKTAGVDMTQVDYLQATFQVFETRLNEFETLTDTL encoded by the coding sequence ATGGTAAAAGCAATTCCAACTCGCTCAGAAGTGCCGTTGAGTGCAACCTGGGACTTAACAACAATTTTTGAAGACGAGCAAAGTTTTGAAGCTGCAGTGGAAGATATTAGTCAACGAGTCACATTATCTGAACAAATGGCTGATAAGGTCACCAATTCAGGATTAGATTTGTTAAACGCATTGCAGTATGGATTAAATTTGATGCGTGATTTAGAAAAAGTCTATGTCTATGCCTCAATGAAAGCTGATCAAGATACTACTAATCAGTATTACCAAGGCCTGAATGCAATTGCAGGCAATTTAGCTGCCCAAGTCTCTAGTGCAATTGCCTTTTTTGATCCAGCAGTGCTAAGCTTATCCGAACAAGAACTCGCAAACATGATTGAAGCTGAACCTCAATTAGAACAGTATCAGCATTACTTTGAAACTATTCTGACTCAAAAAGGACATGTTTTATCCCGTGAGGGTGAAGAAATTTTGGCAGGAGCTTCAGAAGTTTTTAACGCCTCACAAAATACATTTGGCATTCTCGATAATGCAGATATTGAATTTGGAGCGGTGGAAAATGAAGATGGTGAGTGGGAACAGCTAACAAATGGTGTTTATAGCCGTTTGTTAGAATCGACTAATCCGATGGTTCGTAAAACGGCATTTCAAACTTTTTATGCAGCTTATGCCCAATTAGAAAATACGTTTGCGACATTAATTAGTGGAAATGTTAAACAGCAGAACTTCCAAGCACAAGTACGCCATTATCACTCAGCGCGTGAAGCTGCATTAAGTAATAATCACATCCCTGAGGTGGTATATGATAACTTAGTAGATGAGACCCACCGGGCCTTGCCTCTATTACATCGCTATGTGGCCTTACGTAAAAAAATGCTGAAACTTTCTGAATTACACTCATATGACCTGTATACACCTATATTAGGGACACCTGACTTTGAGATCGATTATGAGTCGGCTAAGGCGATGGCGTTAGAAGCCCTAAAGCCAATGGGTGAAGATTATTTAGCAATTATGAATCAAGCATTTGACGAACGCTGGATTGATGTGATGGAGAATCAAGGAAAGCGTAGTGGGGCATATTCTGGTGGTTCCTATGATACTAATCCATTTATGCTGTTAAATTGGGTGGATAATCTAAATAACTTGTATACGTTAGTACACGAAATGGGGCATTCGATTCATAGTTATCAAACCCGGCATAATCAACCATACCAATATGGAGATTATCCGATTTTCTTGGCAGAAATAGCGTCAACTACAAATGAAAACCTCTTAACAGACTATCTATTAAGGACGATTCATAATCCACAGATGCGGGCATATATCTTAAATCAATATCTTGATGGGTTTAAAGGTACGATGTTTAGGCAAACTCAATTTGCTGAATTTGAGCAATGGATGCACGAACAAGATGCAGCGGGTATACCCTTGACAGCTGAAGTCTTAGATGAAGCTTATCGTAATTTGAATCAAGAATATTATGGAGCTGCTCTTACCGCTGACCCAGAAATTGCCTTTGAATGGGCGAGAATTCCACACTTTTACTATAATTTCTATGTTTTCCAATATTCAACTGGGTTTGCGGCGGCTACGGCGTTAGCCGAGCAAATTTTACATGGAGGAAGTACTGGGATTGCTAAATACATGGGTTACTTACAGGCCGGATCAGCCGCCTTTCCTTTAGAAGTTATTAAAACGGCGGGTGTTGATATGACGCAAGTAGATTATTTGCAAGCAACTTTTCAAGTCTTTGAAACGCGTCTAAATGAATTTGAAACATTAACTGATACTTTATAA
- a CDS encoding competence protein CoiA, with the protein MLFARDQQSQAIVHAKQAQRFVIYQCLDCQQQVHLKSGPVRHPYFAHMRLLDCGIFSENETFEHVLGKYHLLAYFSKKGYRVELEKYLINLKQRPDLMIHRDKLENFAIEYQCAPISLGKLNSRCRGYQQNGIKVRWILGKPYQNKNLQAGTWAKFAQPISSNTIGVTFWSTKQRRLLVRPWIKIDGRSNDQKNVSNDVLANRQLGQLIRASRTFNPLNNRLYQMHRFLWGIP; encoded by the coding sequence ATGTTATTCGCAAGAGATCAACAATCACAAGCAATTGTGCACGCCAAACAGGCCCAACGTTTCGTCATTTATCAATGTTTAGATTGTCAGCAACAAGTTCATTTAAAATCTGGACCGGTTCGTCATCCGTATTTTGCACATATGAGGTTGTTAGATTGTGGAATATTTAGCGAAAATGAAACATTCGAACATGTTTTGGGTAAATATCATTTATTAGCTTATTTTTCAAAAAAGGGTTATCGGGTTGAATTAGAAAAATATTTAATTAATTTAAAACAACGTCCCGATTTGATGATCCATCGTGATAAGCTTGAAAATTTTGCGATTGAATATCAGTGTGCACCGATTTCTTTAGGAAAATTGAATTCACGATGTCGGGGTTATCAACAAAATGGAATTAAAGTGCGATGGATTTTAGGTAAGCCATACCAAAATAAGAATTTACAGGCGGGCACTTGGGCAAAATTTGCACAGCCCATTTCATCCAATACAATTGGGGTGACTTTTTGGTCAACCAAGCAACGCCGTTTGTTGGTACGACCATGGATCAAAATTGACGGACGTTCAAATGATCAAAAGAATGTATCAAACGATGTATTAGCTAATAGACAATTAGGCCAATTGATTCGAGCTAGTCGTACTTTTAATCCGTTGAATAATCGTTTATATCAGATGCATCGATTTTTGTGGGGGATTCCTTGA
- a CDS encoding adaptor protein MecA, giving the protein MEMERINDDTIRVLVTKEDLDERSISLVDLLSNQDEVEKFFYSILAEVDVEHDFEQNEAVSFQVMPSQKGLEIFITKNMSEDQVPKEILDKLMGPEKGSETQTQDEVSDSTLHELLETDQNDSPSTIDKAAGDRKEQANHSPKVPQSLTFKFHDFEELIQLSQVLEIEAANKLVKYAGDYYLELLFDETYQLDEIKDITAIVREFGQLSPVATAVLAEHGQLIFETRALSQIVGFFK; this is encoded by the coding sequence ATGGAGATGGAACGCATTAATGATGATACAATTCGGGTGCTAGTTACAAAAGAAGATTTAGATGAACGTAGTATTTCATTGGTTGATTTACTCAGTAATCAAGATGAAGTTGAAAAGTTCTTTTACAGCATCTTGGCTGAAGTAGATGTTGAACATGATTTCGAGCAAAACGAAGCGGTTTCTTTCCAAGTGATGCCTAGTCAAAAGGGGTTGGAAATTTTCATAACTAAAAATATGTCTGAAGATCAAGTTCCTAAAGAAATCTTAGATAAATTAATGGGACCAGAAAAGGGATCAGAGACGCAAACGCAAGATGAAGTGTCAGATAGTACACTCCATGAACTATTGGAAACCGACCAAAATGATTCTCCATCGACGATTGATAAAGCAGCCGGTGATCGAAAAGAACAAGCAAATCACAGTCCGAAAGTTCCGCAAAGCTTAACCTTTAAATTCCATGATTTTGAGGAGTTAATTCAATTATCACAAGTGTTAGAGATTGAAGCGGCCAATAAATTGGTTAAGTATGCGGGTGATTACTACCTAGAATTACTTTTCGATGAAACTTATCAGTTAGATGAGATTAAAGATATTACAGCAATTGTACGTGAATTTGGACAACTTTCGCCAGTGGCAACTGCTGTTTTGGCCGAACATGGGCAATTAATCTTTGAGACACGGGCGTTGAGTCAAATTGTTGGTTTTTTCAAATAA
- a CDS encoding MscL family protein, producing MKKWRQSKIHEVLPDQVSATVNRVNDLSDTVMDSALAGDFRSFLTGDRVTGFAIGVVVGNAFSSFVKDFVDLISGVLEFLGIGLRHGTWAFSVIPWANFGKSFLTMILVAGSVFLFIRILNTFVARNPTEKFGYNGNLMEVKALRKEQQQTNQLLTELISIEKQRQN from the coding sequence ATGAAAAAATGGCGACAAAGCAAGATTCATGAAGTGTTACCAGATCAAGTTTCAGCCACTGTCAATCGGGTCAATGATTTGAGTGATACGGTTATGGATAGTGCCCTAGCGGGTGATTTCCGCTCCTTTTTAACGGGCGATCGAGTCACTGGGTTTGCCATTGGTGTGGTCGTTGGGAATGCATTTTCCAGTTTTGTGAAAGATTTTGTTGATCTCATTAGTGGTGTGTTGGAGTTTTTAGGTATTGGGCTTCGCCACGGAACTTGGGCATTTAGTGTAATTCCTTGGGCTAATTTTGGTAAATCATTTTTAACAATGATCTTAGTTGCCGGTTCAGTCTTTTTATTCATTCGGATTCTCAACACTTTTGTGGCACGGAACCCCACTGAAAAATTCGGGTACAATGGTAACTTAATGGAGGTCAAGGCATTACGTAAGGAACAACAACAAACCAATCAATTATTAACAGAATTAATATCCATAGAGAAACAAAGGCAAAATTAG
- a CDS encoding DnaD domain-containing protein — translation MSDQYQINHYLDAGNIDISLILLQRYHEIGLTDQELIIYLQIKAMLDRGFVEPSTEKIAKYMGLQPTQVFSGIENMRAKNLVVFETKRDENQRLITTLNFHQLYQKLLELPDGKATRAVDRQKNKLVQIQSIQDEPSRAEIFNMLEQEFGRSLSPIDLEIVSNWFDVDHFLPVLMQEAIKEAVANQALNLRYIESILVNWTKLNYHSKQDVLKNSKRRRNFKNKQNGSNKDTPKIPLNVDLLSLDPQKL, via the coding sequence ATGAGTGATCAATATCAGATTAATCACTATTTGGATGCTGGTAACATTGACATTAGCCTAATTTTACTGCAGCGTTATCACGAGATCGGTCTAACTGATCAAGAACTAATTATTTATTTACAAATCAAAGCGATGCTTGATCGCGGATTTGTGGAACCAAGTACTGAAAAAATAGCAAAGTATATGGGGTTACAACCAACTCAAGTTTTTTCAGGTATTGAGAATATGCGGGCAAAAAATTTAGTAGTTTTTGAAACTAAACGCGATGAAAACCAACGGCTGATTACTACCTTGAACTTTCATCAACTCTATCAAAAGTTATTGGAACTACCTGATGGTAAAGCCACACGTGCCGTTGATCGCCAAAAAAACAAGCTAGTTCAAATCCAGTCCATTCAAGATGAGCCAAGTCGAGCCGAAATTTTTAATATGTTGGAACAAGAATTTGGTAGGTCATTATCACCGATTGATTTGGAAATCGTTAGTAACTGGTTTGATGTTGATCATTTTTTACCTGTTTTAATGCAAGAGGCCATCAAGGAAGCAGTCGCCAATCAGGCACTAAATTTACGATATATTGAGTCAATTCTGGTAAATTGGACAAAATTGAATTATCATTCTAAACAAGATGTGTTAAAAAATTCAAAGCGGCGGCGGAATTTTAAAAATAAGCAAAATGGTTCAAATAAAGATACACCCAAAATTCCTTTGAATGTAGATCTTTTAAGCTTGGACCCCCAAAAACTATAA
- a CDS encoding YitT family protein: MNRKRLTQQGWFRVLAMIIALEMVAIAINFFYAPIHVAAGGATGVAILLDTAFGINRSLTVLIINLAMIILSIIFLDRKTVRNITVGSFLLPLLMYVTPSYKVVNDAVLAVIIGGGIFATGVALLYRLEASAGGTTVPPMVLKKFFGINTAVSLLCIDLTITMFNLIVSSTNAFFLAAFSLVVTMIVMRYIETGLDLKRQVQIMSNKHLAAIHQMLLDENLSLTIYEARGGYTNEAREMIMVMLNGNEYAHLLRKIHDIDPDAFITTTNVTEVHGGSLGY; this comes from the coding sequence ATGAATCGAAAACGATTAACTCAACAAGGCTGGTTTCGGGTTTTAGCTATGATCATTGCATTAGAAATGGTAGCAATAGCAATTAACTTTTTTTATGCACCAATCCATGTCGCAGCTGGAGGAGCGACGGGGGTAGCGATTCTTTTAGATACAGCTTTTGGAATCAATCGTTCCTTAACCGTGTTGATCATTAATCTTGCGATGATTATTTTATCAATAATTTTTTTAGATCGAAAAACCGTAAGAAATATCACAGTTGGTAGTTTTCTATTACCGCTTTTAATGTATGTAACACCAAGCTATAAAGTAGTTAATGATGCCGTTTTGGCAGTCATTATTGGTGGTGGTATATTTGCAACGGGGGTGGCTTTATTATACCGATTGGAAGCCTCAGCTGGTGGGACGACCGTGCCACCCATGGTTTTAAAAAAGTTTTTTGGAATTAATACGGCAGTTTCATTACTTTGTATTGATTTAACGATCACGATGTTTAATCTAATTGTTTCAAGCACAAATGCTTTTTTCTTAGCCGCCTTTTCATTGGTGGTTACTATGATTGTGATGCGCTATATTGAGACTGGCTTGGATTTGAAGCGACAGGTTCAAATTATGAGTAATAAGCACTTGGCAGCTATTCACCAAATGCTCTTAGACGAGAATTTAAGTCTAACAATTTATGAGGCACGTGGAGGATATACTAATGAGGCACGTGAAATGATTATGGTCATGTTGAATGGAAATGAATACGCGCATCTTTTACGGAAAATTCATGATATTGATCCAGATGCATTTATTACAACTACTAACGTGACGGAAGTGCACGGTGGCAGTTTGGGCTATTAA
- a CDS encoding CCA tRNA nucleotidyltransferase, which yields MQLKQLPVEFESALPVIKTLEEAGYEAYFVGGSVRDTLLQKPIHDVDIATSAYPNEIKELFQKTIDTGIEHGTVMVLDHGNGYEITTFRTESTYTDFRRPDEVQFVRQLDDDLKRRDFTVNALALKSDGSVVDLFDGLSDLQHKLLRAVGSADERFNEDALRMMRAVRFAAQLDFNLDPETKVAIHNNAALLKNISVERINVEFTKLLQGKNAQFGLLALLSTGLNEYMPGLKHTEIDLWGYAELLAVDQAHTDGEAWTLLAFELGLTAADVKDFLKLWKHSNEMIQIIQRSLRLLNQLRLDNVTNWQLYETGTAIENALAVLKLSELTIDPEKLRQRYQDLTIHQRNDLKLNGQTLKQQLKLAPGPLLGQLLKKLEQAVVAGQVVNDEASLIQAAEEYLQKHPSV from the coding sequence ATGCAATTAAAACAATTACCAGTAGAATTTGAATCTGCTTTACCAGTGATTAAAACATTGGAAGAAGCGGGATACGAAGCATATTTTGTCGGTGGATCGGTTCGTGACACGCTCTTGCAAAAACCAATTCATGATGTTGATATTGCAACCTCCGCCTATCCAAATGAAATTAAAGAGCTTTTCCAAAAGACAATTGATACGGGGATTGAACATGGAACGGTTATGGTGTTAGATCATGGTAACGGTTATGAAATCACTACATTTAGAACAGAGTCAACTTATACGGACTTTCGACGTCCAGATGAGGTGCAGTTTGTACGCCAGTTAGATGATGATTTGAAGCGCCGTGATTTTACGGTTAATGCCTTGGCACTAAAAAGTGACGGCTCAGTAGTCGATCTATTTGATGGATTAAGCGATTTACAACATAAGTTATTACGTGCGGTAGGAAGTGCAGATGAAAGATTTAATGAAGATGCACTACGAATGATGCGTGCCGTGCGCTTTGCAGCGCAATTGGATTTTAATTTAGATCCAGAAACTAAAGTAGCGATTCATAATAATGCTGCACTCTTAAAAAATATCTCAGTTGAGCGTATTAATGTTGAATTTACGAAGTTACTACAAGGAAAAAATGCCCAATTTGGCTTATTAGCACTATTAAGTACTGGGTTAAACGAGTATATGCCTGGCTTGAAACATACAGAAATTGATCTCTGGGGGTATGCAGAATTATTAGCAGTAGATCAAGCTCATACTGATGGCGAGGCTTGGACGCTACTTGCGTTTGAATTAGGTTTAACTGCTGCTGATGTTAAAGATTTTCTGAAATTATGGAAGCATAGTAACGAAATGATTCAGATAATTCAGCGTTCGTTGAGACTTTTAAACCAATTACGTCTAGATAATGTAACAAATTGGCAACTCTATGAAACTGGTACAGCAATTGAAAATGCATTAGCAGTTTTGAAACTAAGCGAGTTAACAATCGATCCTGAGAAATTGCGGCAACGATATCAGGATTTGACGATTCATCAACGAAATGATTTGAAATTGAATGGTCAAACGTTAAAGCAACAGCTTAAATTAGCACCGGGACCGTTATTAGGTCAATTATTAAAAAAGCTTGAGCAAGCAGTGGTGGCTGGGCAAGTGGTAAATGATGAAGCTAGCTTAATCCAAGCTGCAGAAGAATATTTACAAAAACACCCATCAGTGTAA
- the recD2 gene encoding SF1B family DNA helicase RecD2: MVDETPELVGQVQGIIFAATDSFYKVLAVQIDEMNFEYEGDEITVTGSFGDLQIGSNYQFTGQLKNHARFGQQFASEHYQRLDTSSAEGLVQYLSGDDFTGIGTKTAEKIVDSLGTDAIDQILDNPAVLNNLGLSEKQSATMVEQLKQSDGMERAIIALNQFGFGSALATTIYEHYENDTLEIIKSDPYRMVWEIDGVSFNRIDQIVVQGGLDPLDPRRIQAGIVAAMNQATFEQGDTFIELKELSLVAKRALERNDHTRIEPELIQKALLDLVEQEIIVADDERLFMADLYYAEVGIAQRIVELNEQKGTFKRSEVEKILNKVEKVQQLEYTNEQHEAMLAALTSKLFILTGGPGTGKTTIINGVVAAFQQLLSQSGLDQDKIASAIKLAAPTGRAAKRLSEATGMPAATIHRLLGISGRESLADLDLDPLEGQLLIIDEMSMVDTELFSFLLENTPNSMQVILVGDKDQLPSVGPGRVFFDLLSSGKLNYRELATIHRQDADSTIIELANDVKHGELPDNLMQRQADRSFFPAHAQQIPAAMEKIIVSWIEHGNSVRDMQILAPMYKTSAGVNQLNLLAQALFNPKSKQSRELIWREGDFEFGFRVGDKVMQKANDPEHDVFNGDIGYIKTIMFAKEAENEIKADYIEVDFDGNYVLYQRSDLMNITLAYATTIHKAQGGEYSLVILPLVQAFNRMLQRNLLYTGLTRAKDSLVLLGEPDAYRQAAETEGAKRQTMLPTRLEKALVGILPKGPSQAVRPQNEIPTPSYDINGQRGAPEAQSVNDPKEDDAVPAEVYQTKQTIGAVPTIATRLNNAIIQDQTIDPNVGMMGVSPYDFM, from the coding sequence ATGGTGGATGAGACGCCTGAGTTAGTGGGACAGGTTCAGGGCATTATCTTTGCGGCGACAGATAGCTTTTATAAAGTGCTTGCTGTTCAAATCGACGAAATGAATTTTGAATACGAAGGTGATGAAATTACTGTTACAGGCTCGTTTGGAGATTTACAAATTGGTTCCAATTATCAATTTACAGGTCAATTAAAAAATCATGCGCGGTTTGGGCAGCAGTTCGCTAGCGAACATTATCAGCGGTTAGATACCAGTTCAGCCGAAGGATTGGTTCAGTATTTATCCGGGGATGACTTTACAGGAATCGGGACTAAAACGGCAGAAAAGATTGTTGATAGTCTAGGGACAGACGCAATTGATCAAATTTTGGATAATCCAGCCGTATTAAATAATTTGGGACTAAGTGAAAAGCAAAGTGCCACAATGGTTGAGCAATTAAAACAGTCTGATGGCATGGAACGAGCCATTATTGCTCTGAATCAATTTGGCTTTGGATCCGCTCTAGCAACGACAATCTATGAACATTATGAAAATGATACTTTGGAAATTATCAAAAGTGATCCTTATCGAATGGTGTGGGAAATTGATGGAGTGTCTTTTAATCGAATTGATCAAATTGTGGTACAAGGTGGATTAGATCCATTGGATCCACGACGTATTCAGGCCGGAATTGTCGCGGCAATGAACCAAGCAACGTTTGAACAGGGAGACACCTTCATTGAGTTGAAGGAACTCAGTTTAGTTGCTAAACGCGCTTTGGAACGCAATGATCATACTAGAATTGAGCCAGAATTAATTCAGAAAGCACTCTTAGATTTAGTTGAGCAAGAAATTATTGTCGCAGATGATGAACGATTATTTATGGCTGATTTATATTATGCTGAGGTCGGAATTGCGCAACGGATCGTTGAATTAAATGAGCAAAAAGGAACCTTTAAGCGCTCCGAAGTTGAAAAAATTTTGAATAAAGTTGAAAAAGTACAGCAATTAGAATATACGAATGAGCAACATGAAGCAATGTTGGCAGCGTTGACTAGCAAATTATTCATTCTGACGGGAGGGCCAGGAACTGGAAAAACAACGATTATTAATGGAGTAGTGGCGGCGTTTCAACAATTGTTGAGCCAAAGCGGACTCGATCAGGATAAAATTGCATCAGCGATTAAACTGGCTGCACCTACTGGTCGTGCCGCAAAGCGATTATCAGAAGCAACTGGAATGCCGGCGGCTACGATTCATCGCCTGCTGGGTATCTCAGGACGCGAAAGTTTAGCGGATCTAGATTTAGATCCATTAGAAGGTCAACTTCTAATTATTGATGAGATGTCGATGGTAGATACTGAATTGTTTAGTTTTCTATTGGAAAATACCCCTAATTCAATGCAAGTGATTTTGGTAGGTGATAAAGATCAATTGCCATCTGTTGGACCAGGACGAGTTTTTTTCGACCTATTAAGTAGTGGAAAATTAAACTATCGGGAATTAGCAACTATTCACCGGCAAGATGCTGATTCAACCATTATTGAATTAGCAAACGATGTTAAGCATGGTGAATTACCCGATAATTTAATGCAAAGGCAAGCAGATCGCTCCTTTTTCCCGGCACATGCCCAACAAATTCCAGCGGCGATGGAAAAGATTATTGTGAGCTGGATTGAGCATGGGAATTCAGTACGAGATATGCAAATTTTGGCTCCGATGTATAAAACATCAGCAGGCGTCAATCAATTGAATTTATTGGCGCAAGCCCTTTTTAATCCGAAATCGAAGCAGAGCCGCGAATTAATATGGCGAGAAGGTGATTTTGAATTCGGTTTTCGAGTTGGTGACAAAGTGATGCAGAAAGCAAACGATCCTGAACATGATGTTTTCAATGGAGACATTGGCTATATTAAAACGATCATGTTTGCTAAAGAGGCTGAAAACGAAATCAAAGCGGATTATATTGAAGTTGATTTTGATGGTAATTATGTTTTGTATCAACGGTCTGACTTGATGAACATTACTTTAGCCTATGCAACGACGATTCATAAGGCGCAAGGGGGAGAATATTCTTTGGTTATTTTGCCATTGGTGCAGGCCTTCAACCGAATGTTACAAAGAAATCTACTTTATACAGGACTGACACGGGCCAAAGATTCATTAGTTTTATTAGGGGAACCAGATGCATACCGTCAAGCAGCTGAAACTGAGGGGGCTAAACGTCAAACGATGTTACCAACCCGTTTGGAAAAGGCATTGGTTGGGATACTTCCCAAGGGACCTAGCCAAGCAGTTCGCCCCCAAAATGAAATACCAACGCCTAGTTATGATATTAATGGGCAAAGAGGAGCACCTGAGGCACAAAGTGTTAATGATCCAAAGGAAGACGATGCGGTGCCAGCCGAAGTTTACCAAACGAAGCAAACGATCGGAGCGGTCCCAACCATCGCAACGCGCTTAAACAACGCAATAATTCAAGATCAAACAATCGACCCCAATGTGGGAATGATGGGGGTATCACCATATGATTTCATGTAA
- a CDS encoding tetratricopeptide repeat protein, producing MPKKETEKLQADMHQLVQLIEKDPQHWRAYVDLVNLLATSENLIEAEELGLKSLELFKSEPVAMNHLHYVVGNVYYLAGNYDKANQFFQLVTDEQLKYDAVMMQAQSWYNQQNYQKALVYALTGTEMDENDLAGWILLGNIWLSLQNLDQAAKAFERALTFDQANFDANFGRGLIATALKEKSNNWFEKAKKMNPERFKQQVNQLDALTQIMIGNQ from the coding sequence ATGCCAAAAAAAGAAACAGAAAAATTACAGGCTGATATGCATCAGCTGGTCCAGTTAATTGAAAAAGATCCGCAACATTGGCGAGCGTATGTTGATTTAGTGAACCTTTTAGCAACCAGTGAAAATTTGATTGAGGCCGAGGAACTTGGATTAAAAAGTTTAGAATTATTTAAATCTGAACCGGTCGCCATGAATCACTTACACTATGTTGTTGGTAATGTGTACTATCTTGCAGGAAATTATGATAAAGCTAATCAATTTTTCCAATTAGTAACGGATGAACAATTGAAATATGATGCAGTTATGATGCAGGCTCAATCCTGGTATAACCAACAAAATTATCAAAAAGCGTTGGTCTATGCATTAACTGGAACTGAGATGGATGAAAATGATCTTGCAGGTTGGATTTTATTGGGGAATATTTGGTTGAGCCTACAAAATTTGGACCAGGCGGCCAAAGCTTTTGAGCGGGCGTTAACTTTTGATCAAGCTAATTTTGATGCTAATTTTGGACGTGGTTTAATTGCTACAGCGTTAAAAGAAAAATCAAATAATTGGTTTGAAAAAGCGAAAAAAATGAATCCAGAACGTTTTAAGCAACAAGTTAACCAATTAGATGCTTTGACACAAATTATGATAGGGAATCAGTAA
- a CDS encoding histidine phosphatase family protein produces MTKLYFIRHGKTEWNNEGRFQGAQGDSPLLPESYEQIAKLGKHLQDVEFKHAFVSPLRRARLTAENTLQLVKKRPAMTLNSGLIEFRLGVWEGQTFVDVKNKQADQYEAWRNHPDQYDATLVPGAETFEAVQKRFKYAVDEAVRAYGGDDVNLIFFAHGMLLTIGIETLLDTPLAQLRARGGLSNTSTSILETNDGEHYQEILRNDTSYLGVIDDPSNTI; encoded by the coding sequence ATGACAAAATTATATTTTATTCGTCACGGTAAAACAGAGTGGAACAATGAGGGACGGTTTCAAGGAGCCCAAGGAGATTCGCCATTATTACCGGAGTCATACGAACAAATTGCTAAATTGGGGAAGCATCTACAAGATGTTGAATTTAAACATGCATTTGTTTCACCTTTACGGAGGGCCCGTTTGACAGCAGAAAATACATTGCAATTGGTCAAAAAGCGTCCAGCTATGACTTTGAATTCCGGGTTAATTGAATTTAGATTGGGTGTGTGGGAAGGCCAAACCTTTGTCGATGTCAAGAATAAACAAGCTGATCAATATGAAGCTTGGCGAAACCATCCAGATCAATATGATGCCACCTTGGTACCTGGAGCCGAAACATTTGAAGCTGTTCAAAAGCGCTTTAAATATGCGGTTGATGAGGCGGTAAGAGCTTATGGTGGTGATGATGTTAATTTGATATTTTTTGCGCATGGTATGTTATTAACGATTGGGATTGAAACTTTACTAGATACCCCGTTGGCACAGTTACGTGCGCGAGGAGGCTTGAGTAATACTTCCACATCAATTCTTGAGACAAATGATGGAGAACATTATCAAGAAATTTTACGAAATGATACTAGTTATTTAGGCGTAATTGATGATCCCAGTAATACGATTTAA